A genomic region of Sulfobacillus acidophilus DSM 10332 contains the following coding sequences:
- a CDS encoding transcriptional regulator, LysR family (PFAM: LysR substrate binding domain; Bacterial regulatory helix-turn-helix protein, lysR family~COGs: COG0583 Transcriptional regulator~InterPro IPR000847:IPR005119~KEGG: axy:AXYL_02995 HTH-type transcriptional regulator CatR 2~PFAM: LysR, substrate-binding; HTH transcriptional regulator, LysR~SPTR: Transcriptional regulator, LysR family) — protein sequence METGITLTQLRILVAIADYGSLSQAAWHLGMTQPALTRQVRLLEEQVGRRLFDRDARGTRIRPDSVILVDRARQILAEVEAFSDGLDRNLVQGEVRMGIVPTAAAHGFPEMYRRLVQRYPALKIDVHEMYTAQLVEGIRHGDLDLALGSLPMAATDVGISRLWSEELVAIFPGNEVEPEPPVTIRDLAVRPFVGFTVGHGLSRRVLELFHEQDVQPQVRYEARGIATVIGFVAAGLGISVVPAPMARIYQQAGLIHIAPLMPRAYRQMILIYSSGHVLRNSVRAIVRFMESESKRTRP from the coding sequence GTGGAGACTGGAATCACATTGACGCAACTGCGGATTCTTGTGGCGATTGCCGATTACGGGTCTTTATCGCAGGCCGCTTGGCATTTAGGGATGACCCAACCGGCATTGACGCGTCAAGTGCGGCTTTTGGAAGAACAGGTGGGACGACGCCTCTTTGATCGGGATGCGCGGGGAACCCGCATTCGTCCTGACAGTGTGATATTGGTTGACCGGGCGCGGCAGATATTAGCCGAGGTCGAGGCGTTTTCGGACGGATTAGATCGCAATTTGGTCCAAGGAGAGGTGCGGATGGGGATTGTTCCGACAGCGGCGGCTCACGGATTTCCCGAAATGTATCGGCGGCTGGTGCAGCGATATCCCGCCCTCAAAATCGATGTGCACGAAATGTACACGGCACAATTGGTCGAAGGTATTCGGCATGGAGATTTGGATTTAGCTTTAGGGTCGTTACCCATGGCAGCGACGGATGTCGGCATTAGCCGCCTGTGGTCGGAAGAGTTGGTGGCCATTTTCCCCGGGAATGAGGTGGAGCCGGAACCGCCGGTGACCATCCGCGATTTGGCGGTTCGGCCCTTTGTGGGTTTTACGGTGGGACACGGCTTGTCCCGCCGGGTATTGGAATTATTTCATGAACAGGATGTGCAGCCGCAAGTCCGTTATGAAGCGCGCGGCATTGCCACGGTGATTGGGTTTGTGGCCGCCGGACTCGGCATCTCGGTAGTACCGGCTCCTATGGCCCGCATTTATCAACAAGCCGGACTCATCCATATCGCTCCCTTAATGCCGCGGGCATATCGTCAAATGATCTTAATCTATTCATCCGGCCATGTTCTGCGAAATTCCGTCCGTGCCATCGTCCGCTTTATGGAATCGGAGTCGAAACGGACTCGTCCTTAA